In the genome of Patagioenas fasciata isolate bPatFas1 chromosome 12, bPatFas1.hap1, whole genome shotgun sequence, one region contains:
- the LOC139828904 gene encoding olfactory receptor 14A16-like, translating to MTGPHAHRQQMSNSSSITQFLLLPFTDTRELQLLHFWLFLGIYLAALLGNGLIITTIAWDQHLHTPMYFFLLNLALLDLGSITTTLPSSMASFLRDTSTILYTGCVAQLVFYSFCASAEYFLLTIMSYDRYVAICKPLHYGTLLGSGACVHMTAAAWATGFLSALLHTANTFSLPLCKGNALGQFFCEIPQILKLSCSHSYLRELRLLLVSACLFSMCFIFVVLSYVQIFRAVLRIPSEQGRHKAFSTCLPHLAVVSLFLSTVMFAYLKPPSMASPSLDLVVSVLYSVVPPAVNPLIYSMRNQELKDALWKLIS from the coding sequence atgacaggtcctcatgcccacagacagcaaatgtccaacagcagctccattacccagttcctcctcctgccgttcacagacacacgggagctgcagctcttgcacttctggctcttcctgggcatctacctggctgccctcctgggcaatggcctcatcatcaccaccatagcctgggaccagcacctccacacccccatgtacttcttcctgctcaacctcgccctcctagACCTGGGCTCCATCACCACCACTCTCCCCAGTTCCATGGCCAGTTTTCTCCGGGACACCAGCACAATTTTATACACAGGATGTGTTGCCCAGCTcgttttttattctttctgtgcttcagcagaatattttcttctcaccatcatgtcctacgaccgctacgttgccatctgcaaacccctgcactacgggaccctcctgggcagcggagcttgtgtccacatgacagcagctgcctgggccactgggtttctcagtgctctgctgcacacggccaatacattttcactgcccctgtgcaagggcaatgccctgggccagttcttctgtgaaatcccccagatcctcaagctctcctgctcacactcctacctcagggaacttaggttgcttttggttagtgcctgtttattttctatgtgtttcatttttgttgtgctgtcctatgtgcagatcttcagggccgtgctgaggatcccctctgagcagggacggcacaaagccttttccacctgcctccctcacctggccgtggtctccctgttcctcagcactgtcatgtttgcctacctcaAGCCCCCCTCCATggcctccccatccctggatctggtggtgtctgttctgtactcggtggtgcctccagcagtgaaccccctcatctacagcatgaggaaccaggagctcaaggatgccctgtggaaactcataTCGTAG